GCAGGGCATGGGGCCCTAGGTGGGGCATCTGGAATGAACTTCCTTGCTGTGCATAAAGACAATGAAAAAGTGACTCTTCAGGAGGATGGGAGATAGGGGGTCGGGGAGGGCAAGACTGAAAGCACTAagaggtgggcttgtggcttgggTGGAAGGGGGCTGAAACGACCCCGGAGGCGGTGCTCAAATGGCCACGCTGTTCTCCACCAGGCTGGGCCGCAGGTACTCATAGGGCAGGGCCAGCTTTGCATTCCggacctcaatttccttatccaGGGCTGCCAGCTCTTCCCTGAACTTCTTCAGCACAGCCTTGGGCCCAGGGCCTGAAAAATACTCCTCCTCATGCTGGCCCAGAGCCACCTGGACAGAAAAAGGCAGCTGAGAGCCTTATACCCTCTATTTGGAGTGCCACGCCCCCTGCAGCTGCCAGCCCCCCTCAGGGCCCCAGCGCCTGGCACTCACCATAACGGGCTGGCGTCTGCCCAGCTGCCAAGTGATGGACATCTGGAGAGAAGCCTGGTGAAAGTTGGGCAGGGTTGCCATCACCGTCTCCAGCGTCACATCCTTGGTGGTCGGCGGGGGCAGCCGCATCGTGCAGGGTGCGTTAGGGACCCAAGCGTACCAATCCAGCTGAGGGGCAGGTGTCTGGAATCAGTGTCTGCTGAGCTGGAAAACCCCTGAGGCCACCTGCACACAGCTCCCTCCCCCACTGCAACCACCCCGCGCAGTAAGTACCTGGCCCAGATGGATGGAGGAGTGCTGGCCGGTGCAGGTGAAGATGCACATGGCggcaaagtggcagagctggtccCGGGACTGTAAGGAGACAGGAAACCCTGCAAGGGGTCAGGAGAGTTAGAAGCTGGCAAGCCAGGAACAGAAGCAGAGCTCAGAGAAGAAGCAGAGAGGGAAGAACAGGAGGTGTGGGGACTGCTGGGGACTCACAGTCACTATTGTGGGAGTTGACACAAGACTGTGTGGGGCTGAGGAGACCAGGAGATCTGCTTAAGGGGAGGAGGGGTCCTGCTCAGTGGGCTTCTGGCATGGCTCATACCAGCTCATAGGAGTCAATTGCATTAAATGTTCAGGTATTTAGCATGCTGGTTGACATCACATTGGTAGCTAAGGTGGGAATATTTACATCATGGAAATGGGCAAGTCCTGGCCCAGAGGTTAATTTCCAGGGTGTATCGCAGGTGGGTAATCAGGGCTTCTTTTCCCAGAGAGCTGGTTGTTAAAACATTAATGAGCATCCATGGGTTACACTGCATCCAGGACCCAGATGGCTTGTCAATGCATAGCATGGGGACCCATCTCTAGCTGAGAGGAAAGGAACCTGGGAAAGCCTTTGGGCACTTTCATAAGAGTTGGAAATGCTTCTGCAAGTTTCCATAGAAGTAGAGAGGACTCTGGGGAGGTTTCAAGGAGGACTCTCTTGTGCTGGAGGTGTCATGCCAGGAGCTTGTCTTACCTCTGTCCTGGGCCCCTAGCAGCCCAATGTCAGTGATCTCTCGACACCAGGTCTGCAGCTCGAGATCCCCTTTCACCGCCTCATTGGTCTTGTAGTGGAGATGCACCATTCCCTCCACGTAGCTGCCAGCCAGTGCAGGGTGAGTGCGCTGAAGCTGGCAGAGAGCCTCCAATCCCGCTGCTCCTTGCCCACATATCCAGGCCAGGGCCCCCAGGCCTCCAAACAAGACACAGACCTCCCATTCTCGCCTCCTCCTCCACCCAACACCAGCAGCCCTGCCTTCTGCCTGGCCTCACCGAGAGATGGTATCCCAGAGCCGCAGGGCGTCCTGGGCATAGTAGGAAGACTTGACTCCCAGGAGCCCCCGGTCAGCCAGGTCCTCAGGGGGACAGAATGAGCTGTAGGTCAGAAAAGCTCCAGCTCGCTTGAGCAGCTCCACATGGCCTCCCCCACCTGTGCTCACCACCTGCAGAGCGAGGACAGGCAGGGTCAGGCAAATCAAGCTGCCCAGAACAGGAGGGACTGTGAACTCCAGAACACCCGTTTCTCTCCTCGTACCTGGTCAAAAACTCCCAAGTCAGAGACCAGCCCAGTCCTGGCCCGGAGGTTAATTTCCAGGGTGTATCGCAGGTGGGGAATTATAAGCTAGAGGGAAAAGAGCAAGGGAGGGCCAAGTCAGAAGAGAGTTGTGGCAGGTCCCCGCAGGAAATAAGGGCTGAGAGGCAGGGAAGGTACCGGGTCTTAAGGAAAAGCAGTGGCCCCTTGACACCAACAGTGTTCAGTTGATGTGTAATTCATTCCACAAACCATTGACTTATTGCTCTAtagtaactgaaagaaaaaagcattctTTTCTCTTCATACAAGATTGCCTAACGTCTAGCTCAATGTTTCTcaagctttttttttcattattattcctCTAATGCACCTTTTTAGATATTTTTCCTACTCTCACCCTACATGAAATTTCAATACTACAGATATATTTCTTATgtaatgcatgtatatatgtgttttaCATATAAAACTGTAAGATTTTTTTGCCCCCTAAAACCACTTTCACCCGGTTGGGGGGCATAATTGCCCCCACTGAGAATGTAGTGGTCTAACCTGCCTACCTCCGGAACTTCATCTCCTACCCACTCCCCTTTGTCCATCACACTCACCTCCTTTCTGTTCTTCAGTCATGCCAAGCttgttcctgcctcaggacctttgcactagctatttcctctgcctggaacaatGTGCCCCTTGATCTCTCCAGACTGGctcttcagtttcattctctaggtAATCTCTTCCAAGGAGCCTCTCCTGGCCACCCAATCTAAACTCACCATCACATTACCCCTCTCTGATGCTCTGCATTGTACTTATCACAGCCAATATGTTATAGTGCAATCTTTATTGACTGCTAGCCCTTAACGGAAATAAAAATCCCCAAAGATCAGGACCTTGCTTGTTTTGTGTAGCTCTGGCATCCAGAATGGTTCTTTCCCCATAGGAGGCACCCAAGAAACAAGTTAGTGGGTGAATACTGTGTTTGGATTGTCCATGATGAACCAGGCTCCTGCTGTGAAATATGACTCCCTCTGACCAGCCTATGTGTTACTACTTTAGAACTCTTCAAAGCTGGCAGGAAAAATCTTTTATGTTATGTAAATGGTCTGCTCTTATGGAATGGGATCCTTAGTCATTTGTGGGTACTGCCTACATACTGTATGTGTATCTGTGCTTTATGCATACAAAGAGCGAGACTTCTCACCCCGCCCGGCCAGTGAGTCATGTCCATCTCCTTGGAGGGCAGATCACCCTGCTGAAAATGAGAGCATGTTCTCACTCCCTTGATCACTGGCTTTTATTGGCTGGCTTTCCCCAAACCCTGAGATGCTTGCACGGGTGGCACTGTGCCATGGGGCCAAGAGAGGGGCAGGAGAGAAGGGATAAGGTGTCACCTTGAAGATAGGATGTATCGATGGAAGGCACCTCATGGTGGCCACTGCGATGACCTCAGCCATCAAGTGTCCCCTCAGAAGATGAGactgcagctcatgcatctggAAATCAGAGCTACGGACCCAGCATTTGGCCAGAAGCCAGACCATGGGGGGATCCGTGGGCAGGAAGAGCAGTGGTGGCGGGGACCCCTCTCGCGGCACTTGGAGCTGGAGTGGGGACAGTATGCAGGCAACAGATGAGTACTGGGTGCCCAACAGATTCCGCCTCCCTCACAGGCTGaacctctccctccttccaggtttgCCTAGCATTTCCCATCTGGTTGCTGCTCCCCTACATCTGGTTactcctttccctccctttcctACCCTCTCAGCCCATTAACCCAACCGCTCTGCCCTTGGCTTCTGCCGAAACTGCTCTTCCACTGGAGCCGCCACTGCAGCCTTTTCCAGCCCCCACATCCCCTCAGTCCCCTTGGGGTGGACCAGATTCAAACCCTCAGCCTCCTCCACCCCACACTCTTTTTCAGAAATCTCAGCATCTCTCCGATCCTACCACCACCTCTGTGCAGCTGACTAGGTCTCCAGGTCTCAGCTAGTGACTAACTAGACCTTACAATTTGCACATCGTCCTATTACCTGAAAATTGGTCAACTAAAGCCTACCTGAGCATCTTCTCTTGATCTGTCCCATTTCTGCAGGTGCCTTGCCCAACTGCTCCTTTGGCTCTCTCCGTGAACCCAGGCCAGTCTGAGTTTCCTCTGCTGCCCCACACAGCTATTCCCCACACCTAAGCCCATTGCCTCCACCTGGGGCAACTGCTGGAGCAGGTCTCCCTAATCCCTGCATCTACTCTcttccttcccccacccaccTTACACACAGTTGCCCATACAACATGCCTGCAGCGTTCCACAACAGCCTGCCCAGGCCTCCTGCGTTCACACTCCTCAGCGCGGCACCCATGGCCTGCCACAGCCTCACTCACATTATTCCCCAAAACCCCAGCCCAAGGGTCTACTGCAAATCTCCTGGCTCCTCTCACCTGGTCATACCTCAACTTCTCTGCCAGCTCATCTTCTGGGGAGAAGGTCCTGCCCCTCCCACCTGCTTGCAGGTCAAAGTCCTGACCCTCCTCCCAGGCTCACACCCGCCCCACCTCCCATGACCCCTCCCAGACTGCTCCAGCCTTGGAGACTTCCTCAATACTGGGCTTCTTTGGATTTGCCAGGTCTGTCTCTCCAGTTAGACTGCAACTTTCCTCCTTTAATGCCTCCCCCAGTGCCTTAGCAAAGGCCTTTGAACAGCGTGGGTACTCAGTGAATTTGGATGAGGGGCTGAGCACTGGGGCACAGAAATCCTGGGTCCTCTCACCTGGATGACCATGGGCAGGAGTTGCCCGTCAGGCTGCAGTTTCAGCATGACCAGAGGGGCAGCCAGATGCTGCTGGCAGCATAGGATGACATTGGCCTTGATCCCATCCAGCAGGGAGAAGTCAGCCTCAAACAGCGTGCCCCCCTGAATGTGGGAAGAGGGCAAGGGCTGCTATCAGCATAAGGCAGCTTCTTCCCACTCTGGTtcctcaaagaagaaaaagaaggaaattaactAGTCTACATCACCTACTTTGCACCAGGTAGTGGATCACATGCTTATTGCCTCATATAATTCTCATATGCCCTTGAAGTTGCCCCggttttatagaagaggaagcaGATGATCAGAGAGGATAGGTatcttgcctgaagtcacacagcttataaacagcagagccaggattcaaacccaaatcTGTCTCACCCTAGAAACCCAGGATTTTTCTCATTCAGTTGATTCCTGCCAACCCCTGACTAACAAACCCATCCCTGACCCTGATTCTCCTACTCCACACACTCCCCCAAAATCCTAGCACCAAGGCCCAGTTGCATCTCCTCATTCTGACTGTCTCTATAAACCGTGGCACACTCCCTCTACAGTCCATTTCTCATCTGGGGAGGAAGGCTACGCAGCCACCCCTCTCCAGGATCACTTAGGATTTCTCCCATAAAACCACTTCTTGCCACCTGGCGGCAAGCTGGGCTCACAGTGGACCCCGCAGCAGCACCAGCGCCGACCACTTCCCACCCCGTCTCACTGCTTGGCCTCCTTAGGGTTCTTCTGTCCGTACCTGGAGCTCCTTCTCCAGCTGGGCCTGCAGCTCCTCCATCCCTGGAGGGAATACTAAGCGGGCAGGAAGGTGCGTAGAGCGCCTCAGCAGCATGGGGTTGGCACCATTGAGAAACTGGTACCCAAATAAGGCATCCTCCTTCCAGGAGTCCCGCACCCGCTCTGGGAATAGCAGTTGCAAAGTCCACTGTGGGATCTGAGTTCTTCGTCCTTCCAATGCCCACCAAATCAGCCCCATGTGACCTCAGTCTACCAGAGGGACCCAGGACTCTGGACTCCCAACCCTGGTTCCCTGGATTGGTGGGATCTGTGGGTAAGGGTCCTGAGAGAAGTACTGGGGTGGGAGTACTGACCAGCCAACTTGCTCTGGCCACACAAGAAAATCCGCTTGAAGTCATCCAGATCTTTCCAGCAAGTCAGAACATTTAAGGAGTCTTTGACAGCTAGGTCTGCCAACCTTCAGGAAAAGGTAGGCAAAGATTGTGAGAATTATTCTCAGAATCAAACATTACAGCCACCGGGCCCACAGTGGGCTGGTCCCTTTCTCCCAGGTGCTCCTTCTCACCCCTTGGCCAGAGAAGCCTCAAAATCGATTTTCTTGTCCTCCAGAAATCGCTCATCTACAGGGAGGTCACATATTTTGCCCCCAGCCACATTCAGGATTAACCCATCCTTCCAGTTACCCCACCTGCAGTGTAGACATGAAATCAGACATTGGCACTGGAGAAGGGTCAGCAGCCcactgtggggtgggggcagtcaGGAGCGCGCAGGCGGGCTAACCGGTACAGCTTCCTCCTCTCTTCCAGCTCCTCCTCCCTGTGCTTCCTGAACACGCCTTGAGGGTCGTCTACCACCGTGCGGCCTAGAAgcaggcaggagggcaggggccatGAGGCTTCTCCTGAAGGtctctcccctggccctgccGAGGATGCTCAGCATCGCGCCCGGCCCGAGCCTCGGTGCGGCTCCGTGCCAGCCCCAGCAACCTTCCTCGTTGACAACACCCTGAGACCCGTCCCCCAGGTTCCAGCCCCCTCGCCCTGCCCCCCCCACTTCCTCCGCTCCCCCCAGCCCACCGGCTTGTCTTATGCCCCAGAAgcctcctcacccccacccccgcgcTCACCAGTGCCCTCTGGTAGGCTCAGGATGCCATCGCCCTCCACCCAGCGGTAACAGGGGAACCAGAACTCATCCCCGCTATCCCCGGGGCCCTGCACCGAGATCCAGTTGCAGAACCAGGCGTCATTCTGAAGGAGGCGCCGTTTGCGTAGTTTCACGAACAGCAGCGGCCCCAGGTACTCCCGCACATCCTCCTTGAATTCTGCTTCCTGCAGGCGACAGAAGAGGCTCAGTATCCGCGGGGCTTGCAGGACTGAGCCTGGCTTCCCCCGGACGTCCTTCCTGGGGTCCTCCGGGAAAGATGTTCCAAAGGAGCCAGAAGAGCAAAGGGTACGCGCACCGAGCAGGTGGCTGGCTCCGCGACACCATTTCGGGTCGTCGAGTTCCTCAGCCCGGGGTACGGCGGAGGAAAGAGGAGGGGGTGCCCTCCATCCTTCACTTGTTCCTCCCTGTGGTCATTGTGCCAAGCGCTAGGCCGGGCATTGGGCACCCGGCGCCGCGCCCCAGAGGGTGCACAGCTGAACCGAGAGACACACTGTTGACCAGGCAGTGACAGCTGTGAGCCTCAGGCGTCCTCCACCAGCACCTCTAAGGCTCAGCCCAACGGAGGCCCCACCTGCTCCTGCGCAGGCTTCCCTGAGGACAACCCACCTCTAGGTGGAAAGGGCTTGGCCGGGaagaatgggagagggaaaggtgTGCGACAGGCGTGCCGGGGAAAGCAGAGCGGAGGCTAGGACCGCGTCGTGGAGCGGGGCTCTGAGCGCGTGCTGGGAGATGAGCAGGATCAGACCGTTAAGAGTCTCAAAGGTTAAGCCAAGAACAAACAGAAGCCATTCCAATGTTCTAAGCCGGGGGAATGTTTTAAGGGTGGGAATGTATTTGGATCGCTCTGGCTGCAGGGGGGGCTTGGAAGGTCAGGAGTGGAAGCGATGAGGCAGGTGAAGAGGGTGATGGTCGGGGGTGGGGCGGACATCCAGGCACGAATGCCGGAGACGACCAGGAGATAGAACTGTCATTCGTGGCTTGACAGAGGCGAAAAGAGGGGGAGCGCGAGTGACCCTGGGGGAGACAAGAGGGAATGTTAGAGAAGAGGCAAGAGGGGAGGCCCTAACTTGGGCTTGTTCTTTGAAGCGTCCGTGCGACAGACGTCCGGATCCGGGGGTCTTGGAGAGAGCTGGACAGGCGATGGGAATTTGGGGGTCGCGGAGGAAAAAGTAACAAGAGCCGGGGCAGGTGTGGTGGGAGAGGGGCAATGGGTCGGGAAGCTCAGTGTTCTCATTTCTTGGCTTCTTGTCCCCACCTTTGCCTCGGactccatccccacccactcAGGGGGTAAAGCCGCTAggtctgggatgcagcaaaatcGGAGAAAGTTTTAAACAGCAGCTTCTAAGAGGAGGAAACAGGAGGCCGCACGGCCGCTCCAGGAACCCGAGTTGCAGGAAGACAGAGCACTGCGCGCAAGAGTGCGCCCTCGCTTCCGAGGGAGCTGGCCGGCCGGCGTGGACATTTACTGGGCGCTTACTGTGCGCTACGTGTACGGCCCTACAGCGCTTTACCCCGCGAGCTCTGGGGGCCCTTGGCGCCGGGCGTGCGCCCTCCACCGCGAGCAGCCAGTGTTCCCGGCTCTGGCGGGTTCGGGGCCGGGATTGGTTGGCTGGATTGGGGCCCGGCCGCCCGCTCGGCCGCTCACCTGACCGCGCGCCGGCCGCAGGCTCTTCCCGAGCGCCGCCTCCCCGTGCTCGCCGACCAGCCACAGCTGCACCCGGTTGTTGGAGCCCGCACAGAACGAGGACCCGGTGGCCACGCGGACGCGATAGAGACCCATCTTGCCCGAAGACGTTTGGAGCCTTCTGAGGGCGAAAAAGAGTGGACGCGCCAAATAACGGGGCACGAGACTCCGCCCTCGAAGCCTCGTTGGGGCTCAGGGCCGGGGTGGCAGGGCTCCAACCAGCCCCTCCTGGCGGCACGCTGCGGCCCCCAGCTCCACGCAGCCCAGACCTCAGTCCCCAGGCCAAGAAGGCGGGGCCCTGGCGGGGGCCCAGGATGCCAACCGTTATCTCCGTAGGGGGAGAAGGATGGAAGGGGAAGCCCATCAGGATTTGGGCAGGAAACATGCTGGAAGAAGGAGTCGACAGCCGACCCAGAAGACAGACCGTGTGGCTGGGAGAACCCCTCCATCTTAACACGCACGGACGCGTGTACACAGACGcactgacacacacgcactcTGACCTCCCAAGTTGGTTCACCTTTGCCATAGGTGGTGCTTAATGCTTACAGTTGCAAGGGAGCATGAAGAGGGCGAGAAGACCTGGTCTGCAACAGCATTTGAAGAAGGTACATTCAGGCCACCAGATTAATTTGACCAACTACGAACACTTGTGTACCTTCCCTCTGCCGAACTCTGGGGCCATTCCTTTCCAGCTTAAAAGACTCTGCCTTTCTGTTGCCTACATGATAAACAACCAAATTCCTTGGCATTCAAAGCCCTTGCTAACCTGGCTTACCCACCTCCCAACTCATCCCACAGCACCCCATCTTTGTCTCGGGTCTCTCCATCTGGGGCTGGAGCCTGTGTTTCCCAGAACCCACCCTCTTGTTGGCTTGCAGTTCTTGCTCCTGGAAAATTCTTTTCACCCTTCTAAGCCCTAGTTAGACCAGTTTTTCAGAGAAGTCTTCTCTGGGCTTTCCAACATCCACCCACTACTCCCCACCAAAGCTAATAAGCTTTCCTCTCTACTGCTTTCGCTCTGTGCATACTTCTAATATTTCATACTTAATAGTCCATATCTCCACCCACGGTGAGCTCTCCTAGGCAGGAACCACATTCCCAATACTATTTACTCACTTGTGTTTCTCCTGGATTTAGCATCGTATCAGGCTTATGGGTATCAATGTTGCTAAAACACGCTGGACTCAAAGATCAATTATAAATAAGGCCTTTCCCTTGGAGGAGAAAAAGGCAAATACTCCCAGGCAATGTAAATCATAAGggaataaatagtaaaataaactaTGGTGCCACCATGGTATGGAGTACCAAAAGCCAGGTAAAACAAATGAAATCAGTAGAAATATGTCTgtaagacacatttttttttagtggAAAGCACATTCCCACGATTCAAAGTTCAAAAGGTACCAAGTGTATTTACTAGTGGCTCCCTCCCTCTTGGCCCCATGGCAGTCAGTCACCAGACTGTTCCGTGCACTCTCACAAGCAAACACAAGCCTTTCCTTTTTATCCTTTGCCTGCACATGGTAGGCACTGTCCTGCACCTTGTTTTTTCCATATTGCAACATAAATCAGGA
The sequence above is a segment of the Manis pentadactyla isolate mManPen7 chromosome 4, mManPen7.hap1, whole genome shotgun sequence genome. Coding sequences within it:
- the LOC118917902 gene encoding polyunsaturated fatty acid lipoxygenase ALOX15 isoform X2, giving the protein MGLYRVRVATGSSFCAGSNNRVQLWLVGEHGEAALGKSLRPARGQEAEFKEDVREYLGPLLFVKLRKRRLLQNDAWFCNWISVQGPGDSGDEFWFPCYRWVEGDGILSLPEGTGRTVVDDPQGVFRKHREEELEERRKLYRWGNWKDGLILNVAGGKICDLPVDERFLEDKKIDFEASLAKGLADLAVKDSLNVLTCWKDLDDFKRIFLCGQSKLAERVRDSWKEDALFGYQFLNGANPMLLRRSTHLPARLVFPPGMEELQAQLEKELQGGTLFEADFSLLDGIKANVILCCQQHLAAPLVMLKLQPDGQLLPMVIQLQVPREGSPPPLLFLPTDPPMVWLLAKCWVRSSDFQMHELQSHLLRGHLMAEVIAVATMRCLPSIHPIFKVVSTGGGGHVELLKRAGAFLTYSSFCPPEDLADRGLLGVKSSYYAQDALRLWDTISRYVEGMVHLHYKTNEAVKGDLELQTWCREITDIGLLGAQDRGFPVSLQSRDQLCHFAAMCIFTCTGQHSSIHLGQLDWYAWVPNAPCTMRLPPPTTKDVTLETVMATLPNFHQASLQMSITWQLGRRQPVMVALGQHEEEYFSGPGPKAVLKKFREELAALDKEIEVRNAKLALPYEYLRPSLVENSVAI
- the LOC118917902 gene encoding polyunsaturated fatty acid lipoxygenase ALOX15 isoform X1, which encodes MGLYRVRVATGSSFCAGSNNRVQLWLVGEHGEAALGKSLRPARGQEAEFKEDVREYLGPLLFVKLRKRRLLQNDAWFCNWISVQGPGDSGDEFWFPCYRWVEGDGILSLPEGTGRTVVDDPQGVFRKHREEELEERRKLYRWGNWKDGLILNVAGGKICDLPVDERFLEDKKIDFEASLAKGLADLAVKDSLNVLTCWKDLDDFKRIFLCGQSKLAERVRDSWKEDALFGYQFLNGANPMLLRRSTHLPARLVFPPGMEELQAQLEKELQGGTLFEADFSLLDGIKANVILCCQQHLAAPLVMLKLQPDGQLLPMVIQLQVPREGSPPPLLFLPTDPPMVWLLAKCWVRSSDFQMHELQSHLLRGHLMAEVIAVATMRCLPSIHPIFKLIIPHLRYTLEINLRARTGLVSDLGVFDQVVSTGGGGHVELLKRAGAFLTYSSFCPPEDLADRGLLGVKSSYYAQDALRLWDTISRYVEGMVHLHYKTNEAVKGDLELQTWCREITDIGLLGAQDRGFPVSLQSRDQLCHFAAMCIFTCTGQHSSIHLGQLDWYAWVPNAPCTMRLPPPTTKDVTLETVMATLPNFHQASLQMSITWQLGRRQPVMVALGQHEEEYFSGPGPKAVLKKFREELAALDKEIEVRNAKLALPYEYLRPSLVENSVAI